The following coding sequences lie in one Arachis hypogaea cultivar Tifrunner chromosome 9, arahy.Tifrunner.gnm2.J5K5, whole genome shotgun sequence genomic window:
- the LOC112709319 gene encoding uncharacterized protein — MVRVDKRVAAVLLLLCVNAFVANVVVARNVASVNEEKNFGFGKGGGFGGGFGGGEGAGGGFGGGFGGGAGGGARGGGGFGGGAGGGGGHGLGGGVGGGFGKGGGIGGGIGKGGAFGGGGGAGGGAGGGGGLGGGHGIGGGAGGGFGKGGGLGGGHGGGAGGGGGLGGGHGIGGGAGGGFGGGHGGGLGGGHGGGLGGGHGGGLGGGHGIGGGIGKGGGLGGGGGHGFGGGAGGGFGKGGGLGGGHGGGFGGGAGGGFGKGGGLGGGVGGGHGIGGGAGGGFGKGGGLGGGIGKGGGLGGGAGGGFGKGGGLGGGVGGGFGKGGGLGGGIGKGGGFGGGVGGGSGGGIGGGFGKGGGFGGGIGGGSGGGFGGGGGGGGGGGVGGGFGGGAGGGFGGGAGGGAGGGFGGGGGAGGGGGIGFHH; from the coding sequence ATGgtacgagttgacaaaagagttgCAGCAGTGTTGCTGTTGCTGTGTGTTAATGCTTTTGTGGCCAATGTTGTGGTTGCAAGGAATGTGGCGAGTGTGAATGAGGAGAAGAACTTCGGATTTGGAAAGGGAGGTGGTTTTGGAGGAGGGTTTGGTGGTGGTGAAGGAGCTGGTGGTGGTTTTGGGGGTGGCTTTGGAGGTGGTGCAGGCGGCGGGGCTAGAGGTGGAGGAGGCTTTGGTGGTGGTGCAGGTGGCGGTGGGGGACATGGACTTGGAGGAGGTGTTGGTGGTGGGTTTGGTAAAGGAGGAGGGATTGGCGGTGGAATAGGTAAGGGTGGAGCATTTGGTGGAGGcggtggtgctggtggtggtgctgGCGGTGGTGGAGGGCTTGGTGGAGGACATGGCATTGGTGGCGGTGCCGGTGGTGGATTTGGGAAGGGTGGAGGTCTTGGTGGCGGACATGGTGGTGGTGCTGGCGGTGGTGGAGGGCTTGGTGGAGGACATGGCATTGGTGGTGGTGCCGGTGGAGGGTTTGGTGGTGGACACGGTGGTGGACTTGGTGGTGGACACGGTGGAGGACTTGGTGGTGGACATGGTGGTGGACTTGGTGGAGGACATGGCATTGGTGGTGGAATAGGGAAGGGTGGAGGACTTGGTGGTGGTGGCGGACATGGGTTCGGTGGCGGTGCCGGTGGCGGATTTGGAAAGGGTGGAGGTCTTGGTGGTGGACACGGTGGTGGATTTGGTGGTGGTGCCGGTGGTGGTTTCGGAAAAGGTGGAGGACTTGGCGGTGGTGTTGGTGGAGGACATGGAATTGGTGGTGGTGCCGGTGGTGGGTTTGGAAAGGGTGGTGGACTTGGAGGTGGAATTGGCAAAGGGGGAGGATTAGGTGGCGGTGCTGGTGGCGGCTTTGGAAAAGGTGGTGGTTtaggtggtggtgttggtggtggatTTGGAAAGGGTGGTGGCCTTGGAGGAGGAATTGGCAAAGGTGGTGGTTTTGGTGGCGGTGTTGGAGGAGGCTCAGGTGGCGGCATTGGTGGAGGATTTGGTAAAGGTGGAGGTTTCGGTGGTGGTATTGGAGGGGGATCTGGTGGTGGCTTCggaggaggtggaggtggaggtggaggtggaggtgtaGGTGGAGGATTTGGTGGAGGAGCAGGAGGCGGGTTTGGTGGAGGAGCTGGTGGGGGAGCTGGTGGCGGATTTGGCGGCGGTGGCGGAGCTGGTGGAGGTGGTGGCATTGGATTTCACCACTGA